One part of the Vicia villosa cultivar HV-30 ecotype Madison, WI linkage group LG6, Vvil1.0, whole genome shotgun sequence genome encodes these proteins:
- the LOC131615191 gene encoding zinc finger BED domain-containing protein RICESLEEPER 2-like, with protein MNGLIGDGEYFHMRCSAHILNFVVNEGLKEKHFSITSLRDVVRFIKLSSHRATKFKECIEFAGITCKKLVCLNVSTRWNATYLMLEVAEKFELTFEKLEDEESSYREFFGKGNPPSSDDWDIVRAFSGFLQANMNLNYVFASVGGEMMEKYNKYWGGGDKMNKMIYFGIILDPRYKLRFIECTVKDMYGVESKFDSDLVKSIQESLQKLYDWYKQAYDQKQNSGQPLGSGGQASNSETNVAVACSSIMARAYAFEQHLEEQDSIDKENELEGYDSTKCVKKDPDFDILLWWKRNSAKYPILSTMAKDILAIPVSIAASESAFSIGGRVIETYMTSLTTEMAGALICTQNWLRPSITYFKDMNLMEDFEQLSFFIINL; from the exons ATGAATGGGTTGATAGGGGATGGAGAATATTTTCATATGAGGTGTTCTGCTCATATTTTGAACTTCGTGGTAAATGAGGGTTTGAAAGAGAAACATTTCTCTATAACTAGTCTTAGGGATGTTGTTAGATTTATCAAGTTATCATCTCATAGAGCAACCAAGTTTAAAGAATGCATTGAATTTGCTGGAATAACTTGTAAAAAATTAGTATGTCTCAATGTTTCGACTCGTTGGAATGCGACATATTTAATGCTAGAGGTTGCGGAGAAGTTTGAACTCACGTTTGAAAAACTTGAGGATGAAGAGTCTAGCTATAGGGAGTTCTTTGGAAAAGGTAACCCACCTAGTAGTGATGATTGGGACATTGTTAGGGCTTTTTCCGGTTTTCTA CAAGCTAATATGAACTTAAATTATGTTTTTGCAAGTGTGGGTGGAGAGATGATGGAAAAGTATAATAAGTATTGGGGTGGCGGTGATAAGATGAACAAAATGATATATTTTGGTATTATTCTTGATCCAAGATACAAGCTAAGGTTTATTGAGTGCACTGTTAAGGATATGtatggagttgaatccaagttTGATAGTGACTTGGTCAAATCTATACAAGAGAGTTTACAAAAGTTGTATGATTGGTATAAGCAAGCTTATgaccaaaaacaaaattctgGACAGCCTCTTGGTAGTGGTGGACAAGCATCCAATTCTGAAACAAATGTTGCTGTTGCATGTTCTTCAATAATGGCTAGAGCCTATGCTTTTGAGCAACATTTAGAGGAACAAGACTCGATTGATAAAGAAAATGAGCTTGAGGGTTATGATTCTACCAAGTGTGTAAAAAAGGATCCAGATTTTGACATTCTTTTATGGTGGAAACGCAATTCAGCTAAATATCCTATTTTATCTACAATGGCTAAAGATATTTTAGCCATACCGGTGTCTATTGCTGCTTCTGAAAGTGCTTTCAGCATAGGAGGAAGAGTCATAGAAACCTACATGACCTCTCTAACAACTGAAATGGCAGGGGCATTAATTTGCACCCAGAATTGGTTAAGGCCTTCTATTACATATTTCAAAGACATGAACCTCATGGAAGATTTTGAGCAATtatctttttttataataaacctttaa